The Amycolatopsis japonica nucleotide sequence ACGCGGCTCGGTCATCGTGTTCACCGGCAGGTTCAGGTAGAACCACTTCGGGAAGGCGAGGAACGTACGCAGCCTGCTCAGCAGGATCTTGCCGGTGACGCCGTACCGCTTGGCCAGCCCGTCGCGGGTGAGCGGCGCGGGCGCACCACCCGCGGTGTCGGCGCACTGGATCTGGATCGTGCCGCGGCGTTCGGTGGCCCAGTCGCTGTAGACCTCGCGCACCACGAGCATCGACGAACCCGGGCCGAGGACGAAATAGTTGGGGCCGGGGTCGGGTTTCGCCGGGCCGAAGCGGAGCTCGAACGAGCCGTCGTCGGCGATCTCGATCTCACGATCGTCGAAGGCGGCGAGGCTGTCCGGCACCTCGACGGGCGAGTAGTCGCCGTTGAGGACCTGGAAACTGACGTCGGCCGTGCTCCCCCGCGTCCCGGTGACGACGTACTCGCGGTCCTCGCGAATGTTCGCGTTGAAGTACAGCGTGTCCGGGTTGTCCAGGCCCATCTTCGTGTACGGCCCGGTGGACTGGGTGAAGAACGGGTAGTCGCGTTCGTAGGCCCACGCCATCTGCAGGGAGGCGCGGATGCTGCCGGCGAGGTAGTCGTACCCCTCGACCAGATCCTGTTCGGTGCGGATGTGCGGCGCCTCCGCGATGACCTTCTCGGCTTCGGCGATCGCGTCCGCCAACGGTTGAGTGAGCACCGGCGACTCCTCATACTGGTACAAATATGTACCGACTTGGTACGTTCTTCGCATTGTCAGACTAGAACGCGTTCTAAGGATGGGTCAATGGCCCGGCATTCGCCGCCCACCGAGCGAGTCGTGAGGCTGCTCGACTTCTTCGCCGCGCACCCCGGCCGGCGCTTCGGGCTTTCGGAGCTCGCGCGCGAGCTCGACCTGGCGAAACCGACCTGTCTCGGCATCGTCACCGAGCTGACGGCGGGCGGCTACCTGGTCCGAGACCCCCAGCCGGTCACCTACCGGCTCGGGCCCGCGATGGTCGCCGCCGGCCGCGTCGCGAGCGAAGGCTTCGGGGCGAGCGAGGTGGCGCGACGGCATCTGGAGGACTTGAGCAGGCGCTATGGCGCGACGTGCACGGCGTCGGCCGTGGTCGGCGACCGGATCCTGATGCTGCAGAGCGCCGGGCCGGGCCGCGTCAAACTGGGCGAGACGTATCCGTTCGCGCCGCCGGTCGGCCTGATGTACGTGCTGTGGGACTCCGACGCGGCGTTCGACGCATGGCTCGCCAAACCTCCGGCGGTGCCGGTGCGACTGGACGAAGCGCATCTTCGCCGCGTCGTCGCCGAATGCCGGGAGCACGGGTATCTGGTGGAGAGCCTGACTTCCGCGGGGCGGCGGCTCTACGCGCTGATGGCGGGCGTCGGCGCGGAGGAACTGCCGCCGGAGGTGCGAGGCCTGGTGGGCGAACTCGTCTCGAGCCTCGGCGAGCGCGTCTACCTCGGCGCCGATCTGGAGCCGCGGCGCAAGCACGCGGTGAGCCTGCTGGCCGCCCCGACGTTCGACGCTTCGGGACGGCAGGAACTGGTGCTCACGCTTTCGGTCGGCGAGCCGGTCACCGGCGCCGAAATCGCGCGACGGGGCGCCGCGCTGGTCGCGGCCGCCGATGCCGTCACAGCCGAATCCGGTGGCCGCCACCCCACGCGCATTTAGTCCTCTAAATGCGGCAGTTGCCCGCACCCGACCCGCATTTAGAGGACTAAACGCGAGCCACGAACCCACCCGGGCCAGCCGCCGCTCGGTGTCCCCAATGCCGCATTAGAGACACTGAGCGTCTCCAATGTCGCATTGGGGACATCGAGCGAGCCACAACCTGCCGCATTTAGAGGACTAAATGCGGGTCAGGAGGACCACCGGTTCGCGGTGAGCTTCAGGCTCGGCACGTCGTCCATCGACATCATCGTTTCGTACAGCCGGTCGTACTGCGTGGACGCGGTCAGCCACACGCCGTCCACCCGCCGGTAGGTGTCCTCGTAGTACGCCGCGCCCTCGATGATCACCCGGTGCTCGGGCACGATCACCTTGTCCCGCATCAGCCAGGTGCCCGTCGCGGTGTCGCCGTCGACGTCGATCTCCGGCTGCCCGGCGAAGTGCACGGTGGTGACGCCGGGGCCGACAGCGTTCCGAAAGAACTCGACGATCGCTTCGCGGCCTTCGAAGGTCAGCGGTTTGCCGTACGACGGCGTCCCATACCGCGCGTGCACGTCGGCGGTCAGGGTCCCGGCCATCTCGTCCCACAGCTTGAGGTCGAGGCAGCGGAGGTAGCGGGCTTTCAGGCGGCGGATCTCTTCAAGCGCGACCAGGTCCATGTCGACAGCGTCCTCCTCCCCTTGACCAAGCACAAGAACTTGTTCTACTTTTCTGATCTCGAACGACGGAGGTCA carries:
- a CDS encoding nuclear transport factor 2 family protein, whose amino-acid sequence is MDLVALEEIRRLKARYLRCLDLKLWDEMAGTLTADVHARYGTPSYGKPLTFEGREAIVEFFRNAVGPGVTTVHFAGQPEIDVDGDTATGTWLMRDKVIVPEHRVIIEGAAYYEDTYRRVDGVWLTASTQYDRLYETMMSMDDVPSLKLTANRWSS
- a CDS encoding DUF1214 domain-containing protein, producing MLTQPLADAIAEAEKVIAEAPHIRTEQDLVEGYDYLAGSIRASLQMAWAYERDYPFFTQSTGPYTKMGLDNPDTLYFNANIREDREYVVTGTRGSTADVSFQVLNGDYSPVEVPDSLAAFDDREIEIADDGSFELRFGPAKPDPGPNYFVLGPGSSMLVVREVYSDWATERRGTIQIQCADTAGGAPAPLTRDGLAKRYGVTGKILLSRLRTFLAFPKWFYLNLPVNTMTEPRPTPGGLTTQYSSAGHYELGDEEVMIVTVPRSDAPYQGIQLGSVWYLSLDYINHQTSLTADQARVDPDGKIRFVISERDPGLANWLERTGHDRGYVQIRWQRLSRALGEADGPEVEVVTFGELADRLPFYDEAQVTPGEWADRISARQTAVAARMLG
- a CDS encoding helix-turn-helix domain-containing protein; translation: MARHSPPTERVVRLLDFFAAHPGRRFGLSELARELDLAKPTCLGIVTELTAGGYLVRDPQPVTYRLGPAMVAAGRVASEGFGASEVARRHLEDLSRRYGATCTASAVVGDRILMLQSAGPGRVKLGETYPFAPPVGLMYVLWDSDAAFDAWLAKPPAVPVRLDEAHLRRVVAECREHGYLVESLTSAGRRLYALMAGVGAEELPPEVRGLVGELVSSLGERVYLGADLEPRRKHAVSLLAAPTFDASGRQELVLTLSVGEPVTGAEIARRGAALVAAADAVTAESGGRHPTRI